A window of the Polaribacter batillariae genome harbors these coding sequences:
- the dtd gene encoding D-aminoacyl-tRNA deacylase — protein MKIVIQRVSKASVTINEEKVANIKNGLLILLGIVAEDTQEDINWLVRKTANLRIFNDENGVMNNSLLESNGDAIVVSQFTLQASTKKGNRPSYIKAAKPDIAITLYNNFVKTLENELGKKVQTGEFGADMKVELLNDGPVTIIIDSKNKE, from the coding sequence ATGAAAATTGTAATTCAAAGAGTTTCAAAAGCAAGTGTAACTATTAACGAAGAAAAAGTTGCAAACATTAAAAACGGACTCTTAATTTTATTAGGAATTGTTGCAGAAGACACACAAGAAGATATCAATTGGTTGGTTCGAAAAACAGCAAACTTGCGCATTTTTAACGACGAAAATGGAGTTATGAATAATTCTTTATTAGAAAGCAATGGAGATGCGATTGTTGTAAGTCAGTTTACCTTGCAAGCATCTACCAAAAAAGGAAACAGACCCAGTTACATAAAAGCAGCAAAACCCGATATTGCCATTACTTTATATAACAACTTTGTAAAAACGTTAGAAAACGAGTTGGGTAAAAAGGTGCAAACAGGCGAATTTGGTGCAGACATGAAAGTCGAGTTATTAAATGACGGTCCAGTTACTATTATTATCGATTCAAAAAATAAAGAATAG
- a CDS encoding prephenate dehydratase: MRKTIAIQGAEGSNHHKVARDFYGNDIQLKECMSFDVLVDSLLDKTASLGVMALENTIAGSIIPNYALIDNNNLHIIGEEYLNIHHHLMCLENQTIKDIKEVWSHPMALLQCKEFFRNYPHIKLVEDVDTAEVAKRISKENLKGIAAIAPKIAAEIFNLEIIEDEIQTIKDNSTRFVIVQTEEPTINEEVNKASFKFQLNHKRGSLATILNVLSDCKMNLTKIQSLPVIETPWKYSFFVDVTFDDYKEYEKATAIVKIMAEEFKILGTYKNGRK; encoded by the coding sequence ATGAGAAAAACAATCGCCATCCAAGGAGCAGAAGGCTCAAACCATCATAAAGTCGCACGCGATTTTTATGGAAACGATATTCAACTAAAAGAATGCATGTCTTTTGATGTGTTGGTGGATAGCTTGTTGGATAAAACAGCGAGTTTAGGAGTAATGGCTCTAGAAAATACCATTGCAGGTTCTATAATTCCTAATTATGCGTTAATAGATAATAACAATTTGCATATAATAGGAGAAGAATATTTGAATATTCATCATCATTTAATGTGTTTAGAAAATCAAACGATTAAAGATATAAAAGAGGTTTGGTCGCATCCAATGGCATTATTACAATGCAAGGAGTTTTTTAGAAATTACCCTCATATTAAGCTGGTAGAAGATGTAGATACTGCAGAAGTAGCCAAAAGAATATCAAAAGAAAATTTAAAAGGAATTGCGGCCATTGCACCAAAAATTGCGGCAGAAATTTTCAATTTAGAAATTATCGAAGATGAAATTCAGACGATAAAAGACAATTCTACAAGATTTGTAATTGTACAAACCGAGGAACCAACAATTAATGAAGAAGTAAACAAAGCCTCTTTTAAATTTCAATTAAATCATAAAAGAGGCAGTTTGGCAACCATTTTAAATGTGTTGAGTGATTGTAAAATGAACTTAACTAAAATTCAATCTTTGCCAGTGATAGAAACACCTTGGAAATATTCTTTCTTTGTAGATGTTACTTTCGACGATTATAAAGAGTACGAAAAAGCAACAGCAATTGTAAAAATAATGGCAGAAGAGTTTAAAATATTAGGAACTTATAAAAACGGAAGAAAATAA
- a CDS encoding prephenate dehydrogenase, which yields MKNIFFIGVGLIGGSFAIDIKKNNPEAILHGISRKDGTLNKALELKLIDKKATLDDLENADLVIVSIPVDATVKLLPTILDKISDNTLVIDAGSTKEAICKSVEHHIRRRNFLACHPIAGTEKSGPTAAISGLYKGKTNIICEVEKTTFKLQEKALQLFTDIGMRIRYMDPVSHDKHIAYVSHLSHISAFMLGKTVINKEKNERDIFDMAGSGFASTVRLAKSSPAMWAPIFKQNKENVIETLEEYISNLQHFKELMQQDNFSEIFNEMENTNYIKQILNGIN from the coding sequence ATGAAAAATATATTTTTTATTGGAGTTGGTTTAATTGGTGGAAGTTTCGCAATTGATATCAAAAAAAACAATCCAGAGGCTATTTTACACGGAATTAGCAGAAAAGACGGAACGCTAAATAAAGCATTAGAGTTAAAATTGATTGACAAAAAAGCAACCTTAGACGATTTAGAAAATGCAGATTTGGTAATTGTATCCATTCCAGTAGATGCTACTGTAAAATTACTACCAACAATTTTAGATAAAATTTCCGATAATACCTTGGTCATAGATGCAGGTTCCACAAAAGAAGCCATTTGTAAATCTGTTGAACATCATATAAGAAGACGCAATTTTTTAGCATGTCACCCAATAGCAGGAACAGAAAAATCTGGGCCAACAGCTGCGATTTCTGGCTTATATAAAGGAAAAACGAATATTATCTGCGAAGTAGAAAAAACAACTTTTAAGCTGCAAGAAAAAGCATTGCAACTTTTTACAGACATTGGAATGCGTATTCGTTACATGGATCCGGTTTCGCACGACAAACATATTGCGTATGTTTCGCACCTTTCTCACATAAGTGCGTTTATGTTAGGAAAAACAGTAATCAATAAAGAAAAAAACGAACGCGATATTTTCGATATGGCAGGTTCAGGATTTGCATCCACAGTTCGTTTGGCAAAAAGTTCGCCAGCCATGTGGGCACCCATTTTTAAACAAAACAAAGAAAACGTTATAGAAACCTTAGAAGAATACATTAGCAATTTACAACACTTTAAAGAGTTAATGCAACAAGATAATTTCTCGGAAATTTTTAACGAAATGGAAAATACAAATTATATAAAACAAATTTTAAACGGCATAAATTAA
- a CDS encoding bifunctional 3-deoxy-7-phosphoheptulonate synthase/chorismate mutase type II, with protein MKNTAALRTWLDDMKLDHPLVIAGPCSAETEEQVLKIAHELKDSDVNYFRAGIWKPRTRPGNFEGVGALGLKWLKKVKEETGMKTCTEVANAAHVKLALENDVDLLWIGARSTVSPFIMQEIADALEGTDKIVLVKNPVNPDLALWLGGIERLYTAGIKNLGAIHRGFSTYEKSKYRNIPEWQLAIEFQNKFPDLPLICDPSHITGNREMIFDVSQTALDLNFDGLMIETHFDPDNAWSDAAQQVTPTKLKQIMEDLKIRKETETDSGYRDSLENLRAQINVVDGQLIDMLGKRMSVADKIGQLKKEKNVAVLQSRRWNEILGNMILEGESRGLSEEFVLKMFKAIHQESINHQEKIIKG; from the coding sequence ATGAAGAATACAGCAGCATTAAGAACATGGTTGGACGATATGAAATTAGATCATCCACTAGTAATAGCAGGGCCTTGTAGTGCAGAAACCGAAGAACAGGTTTTAAAAATTGCACACGAATTAAAAGATTCTGATGTAAATTATTTCCGAGCAGGAATTTGGAAACCAAGAACAAGACCAGGAAATTTCGAAGGCGTTGGCGCTTTAGGTTTAAAATGGCTTAAAAAGGTAAAAGAAGAAACAGGCATGAAAACCTGTACAGAAGTTGCAAACGCAGCACACGTAAAATTGGCTTTAGAAAACGATGTCGATTTATTATGGATTGGCGCACGTTCTACAGTTTCGCCTTTTATTATGCAAGAAATTGCAGACGCCTTAGAAGGAACCGATAAAATTGTATTGGTAAAAAACCCAGTAAATCCAGATTTGGCTTTATGGTTAGGTGGTATCGAAAGATTATACACAGCAGGAATCAAAAATTTAGGCGCAATTCACAGAGGATTTTCAACCTACGAAAAATCGAAATATAGAAACATTCCAGAATGGCAATTAGCCATCGAGTTTCAAAATAAATTCCCAGACTTGCCATTAATTTGCGACCCTTCGCACATTACAGGAAACAGAGAAATGATTTTCGACGTTTCACAAACAGCTTTAGATTTAAATTTCGATGGATTAATGATCGAGACTCATTTCGATCCAGACAACGCTTGGAGTGACGCTGCACAGCAAGTTACACCAACAAAACTAAAGCAAATTATGGAAGATTTAAAAATAAGAAAAGAAACCGAAACCGATTCTGGTTACAGAGATTCCTTAGAAAATTTAAGAGCTCAAATTAACGTTGTAGATGGCCAGTTAATAGATATGTTAGGTAAAAGAATGAGTGTTGCCGACAAAATTGGTCAACTAAAAAAAGAGAAAAACGTTGCCGTTTTACAATCTAGACGTTGGAACGAAATTCTAGGAAACATGATTTTAGAAGGCGAAAGCAGAGGTTTAAGCGAAGAATTTGTCTTAAAAATGTTCAAGGCAATTCACCAAGAATCCATCAATCATCAAGAAAAGATTATAAAAGGATAG
- a CDS encoding pyridoxal phosphate-dependent aminotransferase translates to MIQPAKRLDTVQEYYFSKKLREVRGLAAAGKPIINMGIGSPDLQPPAQVLNAIQGSLGEASAHKYQSYQGLPELRNAISNFYKNKFSVDSNPENEVLPLMGSKEGIMHISMAFLNEGDKVLIPNPGYPTYTSVTKLVGAEPLFYNLSAANNWQPNFEELEQQDLSEVKIMWVNYPHMPTGTNATLETFKKLIAFGKKHEILIINDNPYSFILNDKPVSILQVEGAKDIALELNSLSKTFNMAGWRVGMVLGKATYINEILKVKSNMDSGMFYGIQKGAIEALQLTDAWFTEQNKIYEERRNLIWKLADKLDCVYDKNSTGLFVWAKISEGKKSEEITDSVLYNKDIFITPGTIFGSQGEGYIRFSLCVTSQVIKEAISRF, encoded by the coding sequence ATGATACAACCTGCAAAAAGATTAGACACCGTTCAAGAATACTATTTCTCTAAAAAACTAAGAGAAGTAAGAGGTTTAGCAGCCGCTGGAAAACCAATTATAAACATGGGTATAGGCTCACCAGATTTACAACCTCCTGCACAAGTTTTAAATGCCATTCAAGGAAGTTTAGGAGAAGCTTCTGCACACAAATATCAATCGTACCAAGGGTTACCAGAATTAAGAAATGCAATTTCCAACTTTTATAAAAACAAGTTTTCTGTAGATTCAAACCCAGAAAATGAAGTTTTACCATTAATGGGCAGTAAAGAAGGAATTATGCACATTTCTATGGCTTTTTTAAATGAAGGCGATAAGGTCTTAATTCCGAATCCAGGATATCCAACTTATACATCTGTCACAAAATTAGTAGGTGCAGAGCCTCTTTTTTACAATTTAAGTGCAGCAAATAATTGGCAACCAAATTTCGAAGAGTTAGAGCAACAAGATTTATCTGAAGTAAAAATTATGTGGGTAAATTATCCGCACATGCCAACAGGAACCAATGCAACTTTAGAGACTTTTAAAAAGTTGATTGCATTTGGGAAAAAGCACGAAATTTTAATTATAAACGACAATCCTTATAGTTTTATTTTAAACGATAAACCTGTAAGTATTTTACAAGTCGAAGGTGCAAAAGACATTGCTTTAGAATTAAACTCTTTAAGCAAAACCTTTAACATGGCTGGTTGGCGAGTTGGCATGGTTTTAGGAAAGGCAACATACATTAACGAGATTTTAAAAGTAAAATCGAATATGGATTCTGGCATGTTTTACGGAATTCAAAAAGGAGCTATAGAAGCCTTGCAATTAACAGACGCTTGGTTTACAGAGCAAAATAAAATTTATGAAGAACGTAGAAATTTAATTTGGAAATTGGCAGATAAATTAGACTGCGTGTATGATAAAAACTCCACAGGATTATTTGTTTGGGCAAAAATTTCTGAAGGAAAAAAATCAGAAGAAATTACAGATTCGGTTTTATACAATAAAGATATTTTTATAACCCCAGGCACTATTTTTGGTTCTCAAGGCGAAGGATATATACGATTTTCTTTATGTGTAACATCTCAAGTAATTAAAGAAGCGATTAGTAGGTTTTAA
- a CDS encoding TatD family hydrolase, translating into MTFIDIHTHQKSFAENVFSIENKYPNSVDFSSPFSIGIHPWYLNKNNIEEELLFVEEQLQHKNCFAIGECGLDKITETDFKLQQEVFRKQVLLSEKHNKPLIIHCVKAFQEIIEIKKEIKPKQKWILHGFNKNVQVAKSLLKNGILLSFGAAIIKNKKLQKVVSEIPLNVLLLETDDSEIKIQEIYQKAANLKRIEVEKLQQIIKENFNFLSPRALLSIKRDFC; encoded by the coding sequence TTGACTTTTATCGACATTCATACACACCAAAAGTCTTTCGCAGAAAACGTTTTTTCTATAGAAAATAAATACCCAAATTCAGTAGATTTTTCCTCGCCTTTTTCAATCGGAATTCATCCTTGGTATCTCAATAAAAATAATATAGAAGAAGAACTTTTATTTGTTGAAGAGCAACTTCAACATAAAAACTGTTTTGCAATTGGCGAATGTGGCTTAGATAAAATTACAGAAACAGACTTTAAACTTCAACAAGAAGTTTTCAGAAAACAAGTCTTGCTTTCAGAAAAACACAACAAACCTTTAATTATCCACTGTGTAAAAGCATTTCAAGAAATTATTGAAATTAAAAAAGAAATAAAACCAAAACAAAAATGGATTTTACATGGCTTCAATAAAAATGTACAAGTAGCCAAAAGTTTATTAAAAAATGGAATTCTATTATCATTTGGAGCAGCAATCATCAAAAATAAAAAATTACAAAAAGTAGTTTCAGAAATTCCTTTGAATGTGTTACTTTTAGAAACAGACGATTCAGAAATTAAAATTCAAGAAATTTATCAAAAAGCAGCAAATTTAAAAAGAATAGAAGTTGAAAAGCTTCAGCAAATAATAAAAGAAAATTTTAATTTTTTGTCTCCTCGAGCATTACTTTCAATAAAAAGAGATTTTTGTTAA
- the rsgA gene encoding ribosome small subunit-dependent GTPase A — MIGTVYKSTGSWYQVKANHGEFYKCRIKGKFRIKDIKSTNPIAVGDKVVFDLEKKGDEETGVIKTILDRDNYIVRKSVNLSKQIHIIASNIDQVFLLITINNPPTFTTFIDRFLVSARAYRIDVILVFNKIDAYEIEERAEILYLKDIYQAIGYRCVEVSATQNKNVATIKEIMLGKTSMFVGHSGVGKTTLVNAIDPSLDLKTKEISDQHNQGKHTTTFAEMFDLSIENKNDTKIIDTPGIKGFGVVNIDKYELGDYFPEFFALKQDCKFNNCIHTKEPKCAVKEALEEEKVSWSRYKSYLQILEGEEETEHFRTDVWNEE; from the coding sequence ATGATAGGAACCGTTTACAAATCTACAGGAAGTTGGTATCAAGTAAAAGCCAATCATGGCGAGTTTTACAAATGTAGAATTAAAGGAAAATTCAGAATAAAAGACATCAAAAGCACCAACCCAATTGCAGTTGGCGATAAAGTTGTGTTCGATTTAGAAAAAAAAGGAGACGAAGAAACAGGCGTTATCAAAACTATTTTAGATAGAGATAATTACATTGTTCGTAAATCTGTAAACCTTTCTAAACAAATACATATTATTGCTTCGAATATCGATCAGGTTTTTTTATTAATTACAATTAACAATCCACCAACATTTACTACGTTTATAGACCGTTTTTTGGTTTCAGCAAGAGCCTATAGAATCGATGTAATTTTAGTTTTTAATAAAATAGATGCTTACGAAATAGAAGAAAGAGCAGAAATTTTATACTTAAAAGACATTTACCAAGCCATTGGTTATAGATGTGTAGAAGTTTCTGCAACCCAAAATAAAAACGTAGCTACCATTAAAGAAATAATGTTGGGCAAAACATCGATGTTTGTAGGGCATTCAGGAGTAGGAAAAACCACTTTGGTAAATGCAATAGACCCTTCTTTAGACTTAAAAACTAAAGAAATATCCGACCAACACAATCAAGGAAAACACACTACAACTTTTGCAGAAATGTTCGATTTAAGCATCGAAAACAAAAACGATACAAAAATTATAGACACACCAGGTATTAAAGGTTTTGGAGTAGTAAATATCGACAAATACGAATTAGGAGATTATTTTCCAGAGTTTTTCGCGTTAAAACAAGACTGTAAATTTAATAATTGTATTCATACAAAAGAACCAAAATGCGCTGTAAAAGAAGCTTTAGAAGAAGAAAAAGTATCTTGGTCTCGTTATAAAAGTTACTTACAAATTTTAGAAGGCGAAGAAGAAACAGAGCATTTTAGAACAGATGTTTGGAACGAAGAATAA